From a region of the Cardiocondyla obscurior isolate alpha-2009 linkage group LG28, Cobs3.1, whole genome shotgun sequence genome:
- the LOC139112301 gene encoding uncharacterized protein, protein MHSRNVTFIIDEETTVKRTIHKGLPQGAVLSPILYNIYTTDITRDLPSNIKHAQFADDIAIWCYDSDPMLRKINIEKAIDILNKELNNIGLNLQSNKTNLIEFHRESRCQKNKTTIRCINDQLTLKKEAKFLGITFDCCLNFNNQCNKIKEKANKINGLFRFLNKISRGIEVNTALMLYKSLMRALIDYGSFIFTPNNNSRNRMMLEKIQYAGIRSALGYRNSTPTNVMIAEAKVTSIKERAKMLAKNFIIKNISQGESNLVKEIAEGAYAETTRNLSTPWRKSSILTEIFLKCDKYRNILSTYGGCPIFYIGYWDATESLNIDCDIARTHMNNTRTPDINIIIEEIKRNYNLEEDCIMIYTDGSRKENKISTGSAFYVESIDMCYSLSLNKLCNNFSAEACAISEALKWCILKDIKEDIIIFTDSLSVLEALRNNKLGSNINEFIIHIRVRYLELLRESSRSQKKIILAWIPAHKGIYGNEIADTQAKEATSEEHSQLFKVPFGDFKEIHKQESFMETNKEIKQQFTIKGKFYYDNFYDENIKYPWFKSLNLPRRFIVLINRLRAYHYNLNSSLSRKGYIDSARCECGAEEQDINHIVFSCKNYDDQRQKLYDELNKVGNSKPECVWSWLKKEELTTLKAVFHYIVDIKRVI, encoded by the coding sequence ATGCACTCCAGAAACGTAACCTTTATTATTGATGAAGAGACGACAGTAAAACGTACGATACACAAAGGTCTTCCTCAAGGTGCAGTGCTAAGCccaatattatacaatatatacacCACGGACATTACTAGAGATCTACCCAGTAATATAAAACACGCTCAATTCGCAGATGATATCGCTATCTGGTGCTATGACTCCGATCCGATGCTAAGGAAAATTAACATTGAAAAGGCAATTGATATCCTAAACAAAGAATTGAACAACATAGGTCTAAATCTACAATCAaacaaaacaaatttaatagaattccATAGAGAATCACGCtgccaaaaaaacaaaaccaCTATCAGATGCATCAATGATCAGCTGACTCTTAAAAAGGAAGCCAAGTTCCTAGGAATAACTTTCGATTGCTGCCTCAACTTTAATAAtcaatgcaataaaataaaagaaaaagcaaacaaAATAAATGGTCTTTTCAGGTTTCTCAACAAGATTTCACGGGGGATAGAAGTTAATACTGCTTTAATGCTCTACAAAAGCTTAATGAGAGCTCTAATTGATTACGGctcctttatttttacacctAATAACAATAGCAGAAATAGAATGATGTTAGAGAAGATACAATACGCAGGAATAAGGTCAGCTCTAGGGTATAGAAATTCAACTCCTACGAATGTCATGATTGCTGAAGCGAAAGTTACATCTATTAAAGAAAGAGCTAAAATGCTTGCCAAGAATTTTATCATCAAAAACATATCACAAGGTGAATCTAATCTGGTAAAAGAAATAGCGGAAGGAGCCTATGCTGAAACCACAAGAAACCTATCAACTCCATGGAGGAAAAGTTCTATTTTGACTGAAATATTCTTGAAATGTGATAAATATAGAAACATTCTCTCAACTTACGGAGGATGCCCCATATTTTATATAGGATACTGGGATGCTACTGAATCGTTGAACATTGACTGTGATATCGCAAGAACACACATGAACAATACTAGAACACCCGACATCAACATAATAATAGAAGAAatcaaaagaaattacaaCCTAGAAGAAGACTGTATCATGATCTACACGGACGGATCTAGAAAAGAGAACAAGATCTCTACAGGCAGTGCCTTTTATGTTGAATCAATCGACATGTGTTATAGTCTCAGCCTGAATAAACTCTGTAACAACTTCTCCGCAGAAGCATGTGCCATATCAGAAGCTTTAAAATGGTgcatattaaaagatattaaggAGGACATCATTATATTTACAGACTCACTAAGCGTACTAGAGGCGCTAAGAAATAACAAGTTAGGGTCGAATATTAACGAATTTATCATCCACATCAGAGTTAGGTATCTGGAACTCTTAAGAGAATCCTCCCGATCtcaaaaaaagattattctAGCATGGATTCCAGCACATAAAGGCATTTATGGCAATGAAATCGCGGATACTCAAGCAAAAGAGGCTACCTCCGAAGAACACTCACAGCTATTCAAAGTACCCTTTGGAGACTTCAAAGAAATTCATAAACAAGAATCATTTATGGAAACCAATAAGGAGATTAAACAACAATTTACtataaaaggaaaattttattatgataaCTTCTACGATGAAAACATTAAATACCCATGGTTCAAATCTTTGAATCTCCCGCGCAGATTTATTGTACTCATCAACCGTTTAAGAGCATATCATTATAACCTTAACTCATCTTTATCAAGAAAGGGATACATCGACTCCGCCAGATGTGAATGTGGCGCTGAGGAGCAAGACATTAACCATATAGTTTTCTCGTGCAAAAATTACGACGACCAGAGACAGAAACTGTAcgacgaattaaataaagtgGGAAACAGCAAACCGGAGTGTGTGTGGAGCTGGCTAAAGAAAGAAGAGTTAACCACACTAAAAGCGGTGTTTCACTACATAGTCGACATTAAGagagttatttaa
- the LOC139112320 gene encoding odorant receptor 4-like, translating into MERFSNSIKPHEGIVIQRYIVKCVPFYALCVFVFYFMTSLTVVLPPVKQQPFPTIAEYPFDVLYQPVRTLIYAQQTISGFLVTGQLCLNVFMALLIWFASIRFEMLIEELKTATNAYQLFECIRKHQELLEYGNDVSIATRPFAFITICCSTTCTITIFLLLLKEHSIIFAMWFIGLSVAGLIEVFMYTWPAEHLIHSITEVGYTAFEIFEKHYFVKIWKCLQIFIMRNQKPIIIRIPCLMPALSFNYFAAYLSTILSYFTTLRVVMIDDAE; encoded by the exons ATGGAACGTTTTAGCAATTCGATAAAGCCACACGAAGGAATTGTGATTCAGCGCTACATCGTTAAATGTGTCCCATTTTATGCTTTGTGTGtgttcgttttttattttatgacatCATTAACTGTCGTACTTCCTCCTGTAAAACAACAGCCGTTTCCAACGATTGCTGAATATCCATTCGACGTTCTTTACCAACCGGTAAGAACGTTAATCTATGCACAGCAAACTATAAGCGGATTTTTGGTAACAGGACAATTATGTCTGAACGTATTTATGGCCTTATTAATCTGGTTTGCATCGATAAGATTTGAAATGCTAATCGAAGAGCTAAAAACAGCTACAAATGCTTATCAATTGTTCGAATGCATTAGAAAACATCAAGAATTGCTCGA gTATGGAAATGACGTTTCAATTGCTACTCGTCCTTTTGCATTTATAACAATATGTTGTAGCACGACTTGCACGAtaacaatatttcttttacttttaaaa gAACATTCTATAATATTTGCAATGTGGTTTATCGGACTGTCCGTGGCAGGATTAATTGAAGTATTTATGTATACTTGGCCAGCAGAACATTTAATACACTCG atcacTGAAGTTGGATATACAGCATTCGAAATATTCgaaaaacattattttgtcaaaatatGGAAGTGTCTACAGATATTTATAATGCGAAATCAAAAACcgataataattagaattccTTGTCTTATGCCGGCactatcttttaattattttgcagcg TATCTCTCAACTATACTTTCCTATTTCACGACATTGCGAGTAGTGATGATTGACGATGCAgaataa
- the LOC139112332 gene encoding membrane metallo-endopeptidase-like 1, producing MRRLIIFVFIGTLLIGNVTSKVHKHFLKSKWSHNRNAISDNEETKRVVCESKECKQAAKMLLNNMNRSVNPCEDFYEYSCGKWSKNNFIVPGVPVWNSMSQLQIKAVMQVREIVESKSTDNELRVVKLAKQWFKACMDKDTIEKRNLEPLISTLADIGGWPMTMESNEWNEQTNSWQKVDDKYMRLTGRNAFYDVRVKNDDVNVVEIDTPHLPPGSTNLIDDEDEDGEEDDEGGKSKSDEDPSNEEEQSEEDPEFKKKKDSIIIIIDENDKNECNDCDDTDVGSNSSGDGDDCGDDCDDADVGSGNNIYDDDDEDYMRKREKKFRKETSKKKVTGKLERVKNKKIYVKRSTSNNQIVKKNNKIRKQRLKKMTVPKAESKRAQRLNYREKSHAWKNEKNHINKKHTRRMNTILELVETTTSISNETNEEDEEDDEELIDQYGEYIAEVASIIARKNGVNISQEQLEKDVQDMVEFQINLMQIFPNPDLNNPVNMKVTLKDFQDWYDRKDLKTANSKIDWKYKIKALFDEANKPVDDNLSLDITSSEYVNDLISLLDKTSNRTIINYIHWNFISKVIKATTEEMKDLSDSWEQASKGSPSRYFYCLKSPEIKDILAYEFVRKYFSDDIMKVATNIVNAIQKEVEHQINQSDWMNSKAKDFALAKVRNIKKFIGYPDWYKNTTIIQEYYDGFVISPLHYENVLRYNSYTKWKSLRTVSESELESDVKKHLNPAEVNAFYMPWRNTMLVPAANFQNPWFSLNRPRSINFGSMGFIMAHEVNHGFDDTGHKYDKNGEFLGWLSAMAKSYDKKKECFVKQFNNYPIIKETNETIKDYGKQTTSDNIADTMGLQAIFKAYERSEKEGSTPDTTLPGMEDFSNNQLFFLSFANLWCEATDPKQIIEFAKTDEHSIGRLRIIGSVTNSEDFAKAFNCPANSPMNPEKKCNIWK from the exons ATGAGACGACTCATTATTTT cGTTTTTATCGGTACGTTATTAATAGGTAACGTTACGTCAAAGGTTCataagcattttttaaaatcaaaatggTCACATAATAGAAATGCAATAAGTGATAATGAGGAAACAAAGCGAGTGGTGTGCGAATCTAAAGAGTGCAAGCAAGCGG cTAAGATGTTGCTAAACAACATGAATAGATCTGTAAATCCATGCGAAGACTTTTACGAATATTCGTGTGGAAAATggtctaaaaataattttatcgtacCAGGAGTTCCTGTGTGGAATTCAATGTCGCAGCTTCAAATAAAAGCAGTTATGCAAGTAAGAG AGATTGTGGAGTCCAAATCTACAGACAACGAATTGAGAGTGGTGAAGCTCGCAAAACAATGGTTCAAGGCTTGCATGGATAAAG ATACGATTGAAAAGCGAAACCTCGAACCGCTGATTTCTACCCTGGCGGATATAGGAGGCTGGCCGATGACGATGGAATCGAATGAATGGAACGAGCAGACAAATAGCTGGCAAAAAGTGGACGATAAATATATGCGATTAACGGGAAGAAATGCCTTTTACGACGTACGCGTAAAGAATGACGATGTTAACGTTGTCGAG ATCGACACGCCGCATTTACCACCAGGCTCAACGAATCTAATTGACGACGAAGATGAAGATGGAGAAGAGGACGACGAAGGAGGGAAAAGCAAAAGTGATGAGGATCCGAGTAACGAGGAAGAACAAAGCGAAGAGGATCCTGaatttaagaagaaaaaagattctataattatcataattgaTGAGAACGACAAGAATGAATGCAATGATTGCGATGATACTGATGTTGGGAGCAATAGCAGTGGTGACGGTGATGATTGCGGCGATGATTGCGACGATGCTGATGTAGGCAGCGGTAACAATAtttacgacgacgacgatgaagaTTATATGAGAAAACGGGagaaaaaattcagaaaagaAACGAGCAAGAAAAAAGTTACCGGTAAGCTTGagcgtgtaaaaaataaaaaaatttatgttaaacgGAGCACAAGCAACAACCAGATCGTTAAAAAGAATAACAAAATAAGAAAGCAAAGACTAAAAAAAATGACAGTACCAAAAGCTGAGAGTAAAAGAGCACAGCGTTTGAACTATCGTGAAAAATCACACGCCtggaaaaacgaaaaaaatcacattaacaaaaaacataCGAGAAGGATGAATACAATTTTGGAACTAGTGGAAACTACTACATCAATATCAAATGAAACAAACGAAGAGGATGAAGAAGATGATGAAGAATTAATAGATCAATACGGTGAATACATTGCTGAAGTGGCTTCTATTATAGCTAGAAAGAACGGTGTTAACATTTCGCAAGAACAACTCGAAAAAGACGTCCAAGATATGGTCgagtttcaaataaatttgatgCAG ATTTTCCCGAATCCAGATCTGAATAATCCGGTTAATATGAAAGTTACGCTTAAAGATTTTCAAGATTGGTACGACAGAAAGGATCTTAAGACAGCTAACAGCAAG aTTGATtggaaatacaaaataaaagcgtTGTTTGACGAGGCAAATAAACCTGTGGATGATAATTTAAGTTTGGACATTACCTCGTCAGAGTATGTCAATGATCTTATATCTTTACTGGATAAAACGTCAAATAGAACAATCA TAAACTACATACATTGGAATTTTATAAGCAAAGTGATAAAAGCCACCACAGAAGAAATGAAAGACTTGAGCGACTCATGGGAACAAGCTAGTAAAGGCTCACCATCAag ATATTTTTACTGTTTAAAATCACccgaaataaaagatattttggCGTACGAATTTgtacgaaaatatttctccgACGATATTATGAAAGTG GCAACGAATATAGTCAACGCTATACAAAAGGAAGTAGAGCATCAAATTAATCAATCAGATTGGATGAATAGTAAAGCTAAAGATTTTGCTTTGGCAAAAGTaaggaatataaaaaagttcaTTGGATATCCGGACTGGTATAAAAATACCACGATAATTCAAGAGTATTATGACGGA TTCGTCATCAGTCCGTTGCATTACGAAAACGTTCTTCGATACAACAGCTATACTAAATGGAAGAGCCTACGGACGGTATCGGAAAGTGAGCTTGAATCTGATGTAAA AAAACATTTGAATCCGGCTGAAGTGAATGCCTTTTATATGCCTTGGAGGAATACTATGC TTGTTCCAGCggcaaattttcaaaatccaTGGTTCTCTTTAAATCGACCACG ATCTATTAATTTTGGTTCCATGGGATTCATTATGGCTCACGAGGTAAATCACGGATTTGATGATACAg gaCACAAGTACGATAAGAACGGTGAATTTCTAGGATGGCTCTCAGCAATGGCCAAGtcttatgataaaaaaaaagaatgttttgTGAAACAGTTCAATAACTATCCCATTATTAAAGAAACGAATGAAACGATAAAG GATTATGGCAAGCAGACAACGAGCGACAATATTGCGGACACCATGGGATTGCAAGCAATATTCAAGGCTTACGAAAGAAGCGAGAAAGAAGGCTCAACACCAGACACTACATTACCAGGCATGGAAGATTTTTCCAACAATCAACTATTCTTTTTATCCTTCGCTAAC TTATGGTGCGAAGCGACTGATCCGAAACAAATAATAGAATTCGCTAAGACAGACGAGCATAGCATCGGGCGATTGAGAATAATAGGATCCGTAACAAATTCAGAAGACTTTGCTAAAGCTTTCAATTGCCCAGCTAATAGCCCGATGAATCCCGAAAAGAAATGCAACATCTGGAAGTGA
- the LOC139112314 gene encoding hexosaminidase D-like translates to MEEKMDALTLGSHRLVHLDLKGAPPRTCYFEKLFPLLRTWGATGLLLEWEDTFPYNRELSPIGSNGPSSLGSGYTVQEARHILQIAGDCGLAVVPLVQTFGHMEFILKHDEWRSLREVEPFPSSICPSNPRTLPVVKSLIRQIVSFHPDIQYLHIGADEVWHLGLCSVCTKRAAASKYGKSSLYLEHILAIAQYIQETYPYLKIIIWDDMLRSIDLQILNEHYIGKYVEPMVWHYSPRDNFALPDGLWDKYSAVFPNIWAATAFKGATGSAQHIPIIRHHISNHEKWLEVLGIHVSKVHEFRGTAFTGWSRLHSFTDENGTSAER, encoded by the exons ATGGAAGAGAAGATGGACGCCTTGACGTTGGGATCGCACAG GCTGGTTCACCTTGACTTGAAAGGCGCACCACCGCGGACTTGCTATTTCGAAAAG CTCTTTCCACTACTGAGGACATGGGGTGCTACTGGATTGTTGCTGGAATGGGAAGATACATTCCCCTACAATCGGGAACTGTCTCCTATAGGAAGCAATGGTCCGAGCAGTTTAGGGAGTGGATACACAGTTCAGGAGGCTAGACACATTTTACAGATAGCTGGTGATTGTGGTTTGGCAGTTGTTCCATTGGTGCAAACTTTTGGTCATATGgag TTTATCTTGAAACATGATGAATGGAGATCATTGCGCGAAGTGGAACCTTTTCCAAGTTCCATCTGTCCATCTAATCCAAGAACTCTTCCAGTGGTGAAGTCATTGATACGTCAGATTGTTAGTTTTCACCCTGACATACAATATTTGCACATAGGTGCTGATGAAGTGTGGCATTTGGGCCTTTGCTCTGTCTGTACTAAACGAGCTGCAGCTAGCAAATATGGCAAATCATCATTGTACCTCGAACACATTTTGGCTATAGCTCAATATATTCAAGAAACCTATCcatatttaaagattattatatGGGATGATATGTTAAGATCGATAGACTTGCAGATTTTGAACg aacattACATCGGAAAATACGTCGAGCCCATGGTGTGGCATTATAGTCCTAGAGACAATTTTGCATTACCTGatg GACTGTGGGATAAATACAGCGCAGTATTTCCCAACATTTGGGCGGCAACTGCATTTAAAGGAGCTACTGGCTCTGCACAACATATACCTATAATTCGACATCATATAAGCAATCACGAAAAATGGTTGGAAGTTTTAGGAATTCATGTGAGTAAGGTGCATGAATTTCGTGGTACAGCATTCACCGGTTGGTCAAG gttaCATTCGTTTACTGATGAAAATGGCACATCAGCGGAACGTTG A
- the LOC139112329 gene encoding uncharacterized protein: MKLVFKFALLCVAVAYAAAQDTQEQERPKTFRRLIPADVLRDFPGMCFASTKCATIEPTKSWELAPFCGRSTCVPADDNSGRLFELVEDCGPLPKANPKCKLSEKTNKSASFPECCPIFECEDGAKLEYPEIPTLPPPNDSDAAKAQPDAPKA, encoded by the exons ATGAAGCTCGTCTTTAAATTCGCCCTGTTGTGCGTCGCGGTGGCCTACGCCGCTGCCCAGGATACCCAAGAACAAGAGCGGCCGAAAACCTTTCGAAGGCTGATACCCGCCGACGTTCTTCGTG ACTTCCCTGGCATGTGCTTCGCGTCGACCAAGTGCGCGACCATCGAGCCGACCAAGTCGTGGGAATTGGCGCCGTTCTGTGGCCGTTCCACTTGCGTGCCCGCCGACGACAACTCCGGTCGTCTGTTCGAGCTGGTGGAGGACTGCGGCCCGCTGCCCAAGGCCAACCCCAAGTGCAAGCTCTCGGAGAAGACCAACAAGTCCGCGAGCTTCCCCGAATGCTGCCCGATCTTCGAGTGCGAGGACGGCGCCAAGCTCGAGTACCCGGAGATCCCGACCTTGCCACCACCAAATGACTCCGACGCGGCGAAGGCGCAGCCGGATGCGCCAAAGGCCTAA